In one window of Chryseobacterium sp. JV274 DNA:
- the ruvA gene encoding Holliday junction branch migration protein RuvA: MIFSLQGNVQELTPTYAVINVQGVGYYVGISLMTSQMLVLNQQTFLFIQQIIREDAHLLFGFNTRSEKEMFNLLISVNGVGAVSALILLSTLSLDEIASAILSGNSALIQKAKGIGAKTAERIIVDLKDKVQKYSDPNANISVMVDNKIKEESLSALEVLGIPKRASEKIADRIIKQNPSISVEELVKQILKNI, translated from the coding sequence GTTCAAGAACTTACGCCTACCTACGCGGTCATCAATGTACAAGGAGTTGGTTACTACGTGGGAATCAGTTTGATGACCTCACAGATGCTGGTTTTGAATCAGCAGACTTTCTTATTTATCCAGCAGATCATCCGCGAAGATGCTCATCTTCTCTTTGGATTTAACACACGTTCAGAAAAAGAAATGTTCAATCTGTTAATAAGCGTTAATGGAGTGGGTGCTGTTTCAGCATTGATTCTGCTGTCAACATTAAGCCTTGATGAGATCGCTTCTGCAATACTTTCCGGAAACAGCGCGCTGATTCAAAAAGCAAAAGGAATCGGTGCAAAAACTGCTGAAAGAATTATCGTAGATCTTAAAGATAAAGTACAGAAATACAGTGATCCAAACGCGAACATTTCTGTGATGGTAGATAATAAAATTAAGGAAGAATCGTTATCTGCATTAGAAGTTTTAGGGATTCCTAAACGTGCAAGCGAGAAGATTGCGGATAGAATTATAAAACAAAATCCAAGTATCTCGGTAGAAGAATTGGTTAAACAAATCTTAAAAAACATTTAA